From a single Paenibacillus sp. FSL R5-0345 genomic region:
- a CDS encoding beta-mannosidase → MTKIMNIKLTENWKLRDFNVGEVRDLEVASPEFIDYFWMTTTVPGDIHTTLREKGIIEDPFFGHQDQKCRWVEEKVWWYRTVFSYDSDPQPGEKMELLFEGLDTYATVYLNGVELGSTDNMFISHSFDVTRELNQGKNTLAVKIDPIHVHAGDKIQYYWSGFSKKRIWTRKAQSHFGWDWGPRLVCAGIWKEVHLIKRRHAHLDHVFARTTSIQDQVGIVDVDLCAHAFDRECSYTACVELLEGTERVAEAYVSLDRASGITVDGAITARTLHHSVTLRVIDPKLWWTHDLGTPFLYQLRVTLFADGEPIDTYEQRFGIRKIELMQLDEEGRHAFTFVLNGVKVFAKGANWIPIDSFIATVPDSRYTHLLQMAKAANMNMIRAWGGGIYERDIFFDECDRLGILIWQDFMFACALYPDYNRNFMNNVHREIEQVVTRLRSRTSLALWCGNNENDWLYEALSSSGEITHPFYGEKIYHELMPAVLEQLDPTRTFWPSSPFGGNDHNSRDVGDTHNWQVWHGNNEPRQFGEPQTQDYSVEGISFKRFKSDFTKFASEFGLHAASNRYTLAKNMPDNQFYWDSDEMKYRNKDIHYPKGIMLMEGFTGIPKDIYEYIQFSMLTQAEGLRYGIEHYRRNKPDTSGALFWQFNDCWPGTSWSVIDYYGLPKASYHYARKFFAPVLLCVDHDPNGQLQLWAVNDRREIYEDEAELTIYQMDGTIVYQRAFDVTVEANGKINFANLPEAEVLQQYSPREVVAVLRSKKQMTEEYVLYLRDYKDMDYQEAHIQISVDEVKGHIRLISDRVARMVMIELDAPWVIMDDNFFDLIPGEEKTVHVHHAAAGELPWETLRVTAMNDASIQKLRTEGDVLI, encoded by the coding sequence ATGACGAAGATAATGAATATCAAATTAACTGAAAACTGGAAACTTCGTGATTTTAATGTCGGGGAAGTCCGGGATCTTGAAGTTGCATCCCCAGAGTTCATTGATTATTTCTGGATGACCACCACAGTGCCCGGTGATATCCATACGACGCTTCGGGAGAAAGGCATCATTGAGGATCCTTTCTTTGGCCACCAAGATCAGAAATGCCGTTGGGTTGAAGAAAAGGTATGGTGGTATCGAACGGTCTTTTCATACGATTCTGATCCTCAACCTGGTGAGAAGATGGAGCTATTGTTCGAAGGGTTAGATACCTATGCGACCGTATATCTTAACGGTGTGGAGCTTGGATCAACGGATAATATGTTCATCAGCCATTCTTTTGATGTAACCCGTGAATTAAATCAAGGGAAGAATACGCTTGCCGTAAAAATTGATCCTATTCATGTGCACGCAGGCGATAAGATCCAATATTATTGGTCAGGCTTTAGCAAGAAGCGGATCTGGACACGTAAAGCGCAGAGTCATTTTGGCTGGGACTGGGGTCCACGTCTGGTCTGTGCAGGGATTTGGAAAGAGGTGCATTTAATTAAACGCCGTCATGCACATTTAGATCATGTGTTTGCTCGAACAACTTCGATCCAGGATCAAGTAGGTATCGTTGATGTGGATTTATGCGCACATGCCTTTGATCGCGAGTGTTCATATACGGCGTGTGTGGAACTCTTAGAAGGTACAGAGCGCGTTGCGGAAGCGTATGTCTCTTTAGACAGAGCTTCAGGGATTACGGTTGACGGGGCGATTACAGCACGCACGCTTCATCATTCAGTTACTTTGCGGGTGATAGATCCGAAGCTATGGTGGACGCATGATCTAGGAACGCCTTTCTTATATCAATTACGTGTTACGTTATTTGCAGATGGGGAGCCAATCGATACTTATGAGCAGCGATTTGGGATTCGTAAGATCGAGTTAATGCAGCTTGATGAAGAGGGGCGCCATGCTTTTACGTTTGTATTGAACGGTGTAAAGGTTTTTGCCAAAGGTGCAAATTGGATCCCTATTGATAGCTTTATTGCGACCGTACCGGATAGCCGATATACGCATCTCCTTCAAATGGCCAAGGCTGCCAATATGAATATGATTCGCGCTTGGGGCGGAGGCATTTATGAGCGGGATATTTTCTTTGATGAATGTGACCGGTTAGGAATCTTAATCTGGCAGGACTTCATGTTCGCTTGTGCGTTGTATCCAGATTATAATCGTAATTTCATGAATAATGTTCACCGAGAAATTGAGCAGGTCGTAACACGTCTTCGCAGTCGTACGAGTCTTGCCTTATGGTGCGGGAATAACGAGAATGATTGGTTGTATGAGGCACTCTCCTCTAGCGGCGAGATTACACATCCTTTTTATGGAGAGAAAATATATCATGAGCTCATGCCTGCGGTGTTGGAGCAGCTCGATCCAACGCGAACGTTTTGGCCTAGTTCCCCTTTTGGCGGAAATGATCATAATTCGCGTGATGTGGGCGATACACATAACTGGCAAGTTTGGCATGGGAATAATGAGCCTCGTCAATTTGGTGAACCACAGACACAGGATTATAGTGTTGAAGGGATATCGTTCAAACGATTCAAGTCAGATTTCACGAAATTCGCCAGTGAATTCGGACTGCATGCCGCTTCCAATCGTTATACTTTAGCGAAGAACATGCCGGACAATCAGTTCTACTGGGATAGCGATGAAATGAAATACCGTAATAAAGATATCCATTATCCAAAGGGCATTATGCTCATGGAAGGTTTTACTGGAATTCCGAAGGATATCTATGAATATATTCAATTCTCGATGCTTACCCAGGCAGAAGGGTTAAGATATGGTATTGAGCATTATCGCCGTAATAAGCCGGATACGAGCGGGGCTTTGTTCTGGCAGTTTAATGATTGCTGGCCGGGAACAAGCTGGTCTGTCATCGATTACTATGGCTTGCCAAAAGCAAGCTATCACTATGCGCGTAAATTCTTTGCACCGGTACTCTTATGTGTAGATCATGATCCGAATGGGCAGCTGCAGTTATGGGCTGTTAATGATCGGCGTGAGATTTATGAGGATGAGGCGGAATTAACAATCTATCAGATGGATGGTACGATTGTATATCAGCGTGCATTCGATGTGACCGTTGAAGCGAACGGTAAAATTAATTTTGCCAATTTACCTGAGGCTGAGGTGCTGCAACAGTATAGTCCGCGCGAGGTTGTGGCCGTGCTTCGTTCGAAGAAACAGATGACAGAAGAGTATGTTCTCTATTTAAGAGATTATAAAGATATGGATTATCAAGAAGCACATATTCAGATCTCTGTGGATGAAGTAAAAGGACATATCCGTTTGATCTCGGATCGTGTTGCCCGGATGGTGATGATTGAACTGGATGCTCCTTGGGTGATCATGGATGATAATTTCTTTGATCTGATCCCAGGTGAGGAGAAGACGGTTCATGTACATCATGCTGCTGCAGGGGAACTTCCTTGGGAAACCCTACGTGTGACGGCGATGAATGATGCATCTATACAGAAGCTTAGAACTGAAGGAGATGTACTAATATGA
- a CDS encoding BtaManbiosPhlase: MKIYRYEQNPLITPADVKPYHEDFEVIGAFNAGIASYNGEILMFLRVAERPISKDPKIVKAPIYNPETNELDILDLNTDDERFDFSDPRVIKNRSASATFQYLTSLSYIRIARSKDGHHFTVDEKPFVYPSNSLETFGVEDPRVTQIADTYYIYFSAVSPVGVGESLVSTKDFVNVTHHGMIFGPDNKDVLIFPEKINGKYYALHRPTTKSTGNPEIWIAESDNLLYWGNHKHLIGLRDGMWDSGRIGGGAVPFKTDKGWLELYHGATLEHRYCMGAVLLDLNDPSKVIARSNAPIMEPEADYEKNGFFGDVVFSCGALVEGDVVKMYYGVADTSMACAELSVQEILDSLVYV, from the coding sequence ATGAAAATCTATCGTTATGAACAAAATCCGCTGATTACACCGGCGGACGTCAAGCCGTATCACGAGGACTTTGAAGTGATCGGTGCATTTAATGCCGGTATCGCTAGCTATAATGGTGAAATATTAATGTTTCTTCGAGTAGCAGAACGTCCAATCAGTAAGGACCCTAAAATTGTGAAAGCTCCGATTTATAATCCGGAGACCAATGAATTAGATATTTTGGATCTGAATACGGATGACGAGCGTTTCGATTTCTCTGATCCGCGTGTGATCAAGAATAGATCCGCCAGTGCTACATTCCAGTACTTGACTTCATTATCTTATATCCGAATTGCTCGAAGTAAGGATGGACATCATTTTACGGTGGATGAGAAGCCATTTGTGTACCCTTCCAATTCACTGGAAACCTTCGGGGTAGAAGATCCCCGCGTAACCCAAATTGCGGATACCTACTATATATATTTCTCGGCAGTCTCCCCAGTGGGCGTTGGAGAATCGCTGGTATCAACTAAAGATTTCGTGAATGTAACTCATCACGGCATGATCTTTGGGCCGGATAATAAAGACGTATTGATTTTCCCAGAGAAAATTAACGGCAAATATTATGCATTGCACCGTCCAACGACGAAAAGCACGGGAAATCCTGAAATATGGATTGCAGAATCGGACAATTTATTATATTGGGGCAATCATAAGCATCTGATCGGTTTGCGTGACGGGATGTGGGATAGTGGCCGGATTGGCGGCGGTGCGGTTCCATTCAAGACCGATAAAGGTTGGCTGGAGTTGTATCACGGGGCAACACTGGAACATCGCTATTGCATGGGGGCAGTCTTGTTAGATCTAAATGATCCCTCGAAAGTGATTGCGCGTTCCAATGCTCCGATTATGGAGCCGGAAGCGGATTATGAGAAGAATGGATTCTTCGGAGATGTTGTATTCTCTTGCGGTGCACTTGTGGAAGGCGATGTCGTCAAAATGTATTACGGAGTTGCGGATACATCAATGGCTTGCGCAGAACTTAGTGTACAAGAAATTCTAGACAGCTTGGTATACGTATAA
- a CDS encoding MTP-1 family protein, translating to MKLHKTAVKTCEQLLMEYAMKDVFVTDTQKLNFTGVDHKDVYNITAPFQDEGEWVIAGRVEARDSEHSNVVFFVERDGQWAPREGAPILKLQDPFFTKINGELIVGGVQIYPHPVKADALMWRTVFYRGKNIASLELFFIGPDGMKDLRLVDLKDSIGVLTRPQGDKGGRGKIGFTRIASLEALSIPLIEETPLLEGQFVDEEWGGANEAHLLKNGLLGVLGHIASFDEAGDRHYYPMVFAIDPETGNYSDIQLIAVRNQFLPGVAKRPDLEDVVFSGGLVRHQDGTAHIYAGISDAEAQRATIPDPFAQFEIL from the coding sequence ATGAAGCTGCACAAAACTGCTGTGAAAACATGTGAACAATTGCTCATGGAATACGCGATGAAAGACGTGTTCGTAACAGATACGCAGAAATTAAATTTCACCGGTGTAGATCACAAAGATGTCTATAACATTACAGCACCTTTCCAAGATGAAGGTGAATGGGTGATAGCAGGTCGGGTTGAAGCCCGTGACAGCGAGCATTCCAATGTCGTTTTTTTCGTCGAGCGTGATGGACAGTGGGCTCCTCGTGAAGGAGCGCCTATTCTTAAACTTCAAGATCCGTTTTTTACGAAAATCAATGGCGAATTAATTGTTGGAGGTGTTCAAATTTACCCGCATCCGGTAAAAGCTGATGCCTTAATGTGGCGTACAGTATTCTACCGCGGGAAGAACATCGCTAGCTTAGAATTATTCTTTATTGGTCCGGATGGTATGAAAGATTTGCGGCTGGTTGACCTGAAAGATAGCATTGGAGTGCTGACCCGCCCTCAAGGAGATAAAGGAGGACGCGGGAAAATCGGTTTTACCCGCATTGCCTCGTTGGAGGCGTTATCCATTCCGTTGATCGAAGAAACACCGTTGTTGGAAGGGCAGTTCGTTGATGAAGAGTGGGGCGGCGCGAATGAAGCACACTTGCTGAAGAACGGGCTTCTCGGTGTCCTTGGGCATATCGCATCTTTTGATGAGGCGGGTGATCGTCACTACTACCCCATGGTATTCGCTATCGATCCGGAAACAGGTAATTATTCGGATATTCAATTAATCGCTGTACGCAATCAGTTCTTGCCAGGTGTTGCCAAACGTCCTGATTTAGAAGATGTCGTATTCAGCGGCGGGCTCGTACGTCATCAAGACGGCACAGCTCACATATATGCAGGAATCAGCGATGCCGAAGCACAACGTGCGACAATCCCTGATCCATTTGCTCAATTTGAAATTTTATAG
- a CDS encoding alpha-glucosidase produces the protein MEQPWWKKAVFYEVYMPSFCDSNGDGIGDFDGLTSKLDYLRDLGIGGIWLTPFYKSPKVDNGYDIADYYQIDPDYGTMEDFERFIQEAKTRGIRVIADLVLNHTSSEHAWFKESRSSRTNPKRDWYIWKDAVNGGVPNNWESFFGGTAWEWDAATEQYYYHGFAKEQVDLNWANPEVKEAMKDVMAYWLGKGVSGFRLDVINFLSVSDQFPDNPMDELTGEQKNVHDQNQNGIIEAIEEISEFVHAHSGMFMVGEVGSEDMDMLRHYSGAGKLDVVFNFNLGSQKEFSPENLFTELKTMEQVHREDQIPTLFFGSHDMDRVISRFGEGDAEIEEERARLMATLALTAKGVPFLYFGEEIGMRNFVAHKLEDMRDIQGLNAYEIALQRGATRAEALEIANAKGRDASRSPMQWNAGPQGGFTSGKPWIDMGPNYEQLNVQSESSQPNSLLHYYKKLLRLRNTQDVFQFGDYDVLERRGNLILYVRTLKALNTRALVALNFDKQSVQIDPSMLLDGQAACILSSRRETVSGTDLVTLLPNEAAIWMCEPLLFD, from the coding sequence TTGGAACAGCCGTGGTGGAAAAAGGCGGTATTCTATGAAGTGTATATGCCAAGCTTCTGTGACAGTAACGGAGATGGGATTGGTGATTTCGACGGTCTTACTTCCAAGCTGGATTATTTGAGGGATCTTGGAATCGGGGGCATCTGGCTTACACCGTTCTATAAGTCTCCAAAAGTAGATAACGGGTATGACATTGCGGATTATTACCAGATTGACCCGGATTATGGAACGATGGAAGACTTTGAACGCTTTATTCAGGAAGCAAAGACTCGCGGAATCAGAGTGATTGCCGATCTTGTCTTGAATCATACGTCTTCAGAGCATGCGTGGTTCAAGGAATCCCGATCCTCAAGAACAAATCCGAAGCGGGATTGGTACATTTGGAAGGACGCTGTGAACGGCGGGGTTCCAAATAACTGGGAGTCTTTTTTTGGCGGAACAGCGTGGGAATGGGATGCTGCTACGGAACAGTATTACTATCATGGGTTTGCGAAAGAACAGGTCGATTTGAACTGGGCGAATCCGGAAGTAAAAGAAGCGATGAAGGATGTCATGGCTTATTGGCTAGGCAAAGGCGTTAGCGGTTTCCGGCTAGATGTGATCAACTTCTTGTCGGTGTCCGATCAATTTCCGGATAACCCGATGGATGAATTAACGGGTGAACAAAAGAATGTGCATGACCAGAATCAAAATGGAATTATAGAGGCCATCGAGGAAATTAGTGAGTTTGTTCATGCGCATAGCGGGATGTTCATGGTAGGTGAGGTCGGATCTGAAGACATGGACATGCTGAGGCATTACAGCGGAGCGGGTAAGTTGGATGTGGTCTTTAATTTCAATTTGGGAAGCCAGAAGGAATTTAGTCCAGAAAATTTATTCACGGAGCTTAAGACGATGGAGCAGGTACACCGTGAGGATCAGATTCCAACGTTATTCTTCGGCAGTCATGATATGGATCGCGTGATTTCGCGTTTTGGCGAAGGAGATGCGGAGATTGAGGAGGAACGGGCTCGTCTGATGGCCACGCTGGCCTTGACCGCAAAAGGGGTACCTTTCCTATATTTCGGTGAAGAGATTGGGATGCGGAATTTCGTAGCCCATAAGCTGGAGGATATGCGGGATATCCAAGGATTAAACGCATATGAAATTGCACTACAGCGGGGGGCTACCCGGGCAGAAGCCTTGGAAATTGCGAATGCGAAGGGAAGAGATGCATCCCGTTCTCCGATGCAATGGAACGCAGGTCCCCAGGGCGGGTTTACTTCAGGGAAACCATGGATTGACATGGGCCCAAATTATGAGCAATTAAACGTGCAGTCCGAATCAAGTCAACCGAATTCATTACTTCATTATTATAAAAAGCTTCTCCGCTTGCGCAATACACAGGACGTGTTTCAGTTCGGAGATTATGACGTGCTGGAACGCAGAGGCAATCTTATTTTATATGTAAGAACGTTGAAAGCACTCAATACTAGAGCACTCGTAGCTTTGAATTTTGACAAGCAAAGCGTACAGATTGATCCTAGTATGTTGTTGGATGGGCAAGCAGCCTGTATATTATCAAGCCGCCGAGAGACAGTGAGCGGCACAGACTTGGTCACCTTATTGCCGAATGAAGCCGCAATATGGATGTGCGAGCCGCTATTATTTGATTAG